One segment of Gemmatimonadota bacterium DNA contains the following:
- a CDS encoding beta-lactamase family protein encodes MRVAAAFVAALLAAPLTAQGTADPRLADAIAETRQAILDSMAAHRIPGAQIAVIRDGRLLWSEGFGLADVEQQVPVTPLTRFRIASISKAVTAVGLGLLVQEGRVDLDSPVQRYVPYFPVKPWPVTVRQVAGHIAGIRHYRPGEFESMRRYDTVRDGVAIFADDTLLFEPGTRYSYSSYGWNLISAVIEGASGEEFLAFMQRRVFGPMGMTRTVPEWPDSLIPWRARAYVHADSVSPAQNAPYVDNSYKWAGGGFLSTAEDLARLGRNLLDGKLLSPETREVLWTPQTLADGSRTRYGIGWGSYTDAHGRRLAAHTGGAMGGTSHLVIFRDQRLVLALIVNSDETFIGALPTLGERFLAVE; translated from the coding sequence ATGCGAGTCGCCGCTGCATTCGTCGCCGCACTCCTGGCGGCCCCCCTCACCGCGCAGGGCACCGCCGATCCACGCCTGGCCGACGCCATCGCCGAGACCCGACAGGCCATCCTCGACTCCATGGCCGCGCACCGCATCCCCGGGGCGCAGATCGCGGTGATCCGCGACGGCCGCCTGCTCTGGAGCGAGGGCTTTGGCCTGGCCGACGTCGAGCAGCAGGTGCCGGTTACCCCGCTCACCCGCTTCCGCATCGCGAGCATTTCCAAGGCGGTCACCGCCGTCGGGCTCGGCCTCCTGGTGCAGGAGGGCCGGGTGGACCTCGACAGCCCGGTGCAGCGCTACGTGCCCTACTTCCCCGTGAAGCCGTGGCCGGTGACGGTGCGGCAGGTGGCGGGGCACATCGCGGGCATCCGCCACTACCGGCCCGGCGAGTTCGAGAGCATGCGGCGCTACGATACGGTGCGGGACGGGGTGGCCATCTTCGCCGATGACACCCTGCTGTTCGAGCCCGGGACGCGCTACAGCTACTCGTCTTACGGCTGGAACCTGATCAGCGCGGTGATCGAGGGGGCGAGCGGGGAGGAGTTCCTGGCCTTCATGCAGCGGCGGGTGTTCGGACCCATGGGCATGACCCGTACGGTGCCGGAGTGGCCCGACAGCCTCATCCCGTGGCGCGCCCGAGCCTACGTCCACGCCGACTCGGTGAGCCCGGCGCAGAACGCGCCCTACGTCGACAACAGCTACAAGTGGGCCGGGGGAGGATTCCTGTCCACCGCGGAGGACCTGGCGCGGCTGGGCCGCAACCTGCTCGACGGCAAGCTGCTGTCCCCGGAGACGCGGGAGGTACTGTGGACCCCGCAGACCCTGGCCGACGGAAGCCGCACCCGCTACGGCATCGGCTGGGGCAGCTACACCGACGCCCACGGCCGCCGGCTCGCGGCCCACACCGGTGGGGCCATGGGTGGCACCTCCCACCTGGTCATCTTCCGCGACCAGCGCCTGGTGCTCGCGCTGATCGTCAACAGCGATGAGACCTTCATCGGCGCCCTGCCCACCCTCGGCGAGCGATTCCTGGCGGTCGAGTAG
- a CDS encoding methyl-accepting chemotaxis protein has protein sequence MASQRQMFVRRMYLVATLLVVSMGLLFAGIVWLGYGRTDSGPGFLSALALAMAVYVAAGMLVATFLVSWTVRNILRPLGNTVVVASRVAQGDLSVAVSAISSQETDGLTTAVATMLTQLRTLVSAIRGSAQEAASMAQQISSSTQQMSASTQEVSGTCNDLTDRATRQAALVRSAAEDAHRILEIAQTLAVSAGEAATRNAALAQLARDHRDQLQASSSELRRLADEIARGAEEAAALATASEQIEQFVTETKAIARQTHMLALNAGIEAARAGEEGKGFAVVAEEVKKLAGHAAQAATLTSETVHLVQERVATARERLLRLARGGEAARATAQQASEGLARVADEAHQTDEWSRQISQSTTEVRGLVEGIASRMQEVSGGTEDVAAAAEEIAASAEQLSASTEQVAGSAHALAEGAQGLLTQVGRFKVE, from the coding sequence ATGGCCTCACAGCGCCAGATGTTCGTCCGCCGGATGTACCTCGTCGCCACCCTGCTGGTGGTGTCGATGGGGCTGTTGTTCGCGGGCATCGTCTGGCTGGGCTACGGCCGCACCGACAGCGGGCCCGGGTTCCTCTCCGCGCTGGCGCTGGCGATGGCGGTGTACGTCGCGGCCGGCATGCTGGTGGCGACGTTCCTGGTGAGCTGGACGGTCCGCAACATCCTCCGCCCCCTCGGCAACACCGTGGTGGTCGCCAGCCGGGTGGCGCAGGGTGACCTTTCCGTGGCGGTCTCGGCCATCAGCTCCCAGGAGACGGACGGCCTCACCACCGCCGTGGCCACCATGCTCACCCAGCTCCGCACCCTGGTGAGCGCCATCCGGGGGAGCGCGCAGGAGGCGGCCTCCATGGCGCAGCAGATCTCCTCCTCCACCCAGCAGATGAGCGCCTCCACGCAGGAGGTCTCCGGCACCTGCAACGACCTCACCGACCGGGCCACCCGTCAGGCGGCGCTGGTGCGCAGTGCCGCGGAGGACGCCCACCGGATCCTCGAGATCGCGCAGACCCTGGCCGTCAGCGCCGGCGAGGCCGCGACCCGCAACGCCGCCCTGGCCCAGCTGGCACGCGACCACCGCGACCAGCTGCAGGCGAGCTCCAGCGAACTGCGGCGGCTGGCGGACGAGATCGCGCGGGGCGCGGAGGAAGCGGCGGCGCTGGCCACCGCGTCGGAGCAGATCGAGCAGTTCGTGACCGAGACCAAGGCCATCGCGCGGCAGACCCACATGCTGGCGCTCAACGCCGGCATCGAGGCGGCCCGCGCGGGCGAGGAGGGCAAGGGGTTCGCCGTGGTGGCGGAGGAGGTGAAGAAGCTGGCCGGCCACGCCGCGCAGGCCGCCACGCTCACCAGTGAGACGGTGCACCTGGTGCAGGAGCGGGTGGCCACCGCGCGGGAGCGGCTGCTGCGGCTGGCGCGGGGCGGCGAGGCGGCGCGCGCCACCGCGCAGCAGGCCTCCGAGGGCCTGGCCCGCGTGGCCGACGAGGCCCACCAGACGGACGAGTGGAGCCGGCAGATCAGCCAGTCCACCACCGAGGTGCGGGGCCTCGTGGAGGGCATCGCCAGCCGGATGCAGGAGGTGTCCGGCGGCACCGAGGATGTTGCCGCCGCCGCGGAGGAGATCGCGGCGAGCGCGGAACAGCTTTCGGCGAGCACGGAGCAGGTGGCGGGCTCGGCACACGCCCTGGCCGAGGGGGCGCAGGGACTGCTGACCCAGGTGGGGCGCTTCAAGGTGGAGTAG
- a CDS encoding alanine--glyoxylate aminotransferase family protein: protein MTYGRHFLATVADVHPDLRAILQDEAPLPPAALTQVLARATLRLRALFRTAEPVLTIPGSAALVREIGLQAVVEHRALVVVAGAESDALAAAAEALGKEVIRVVVHPGQVLEPAHLTRFLCGPEVDSVVLSHVDLATGALAPLADLARVVRARREVLLYVDAVGTLGATPLETDQWGLDFVVGSSEGPLGLPPGLAFAAASPRLLARVRTQPGRGMQLDVAAHHAAASRGQTLGPVPAALVRALDRQLERILDGETLERRWARHAALAAQVDDWLAGQPGVRLLAAAGRRASACSCLELPPELAAVTVVAALAEEGWFVTPATVSDPRVLRIGHQGDMTSEHLAGLLDALGRRLGR, encoded by the coding sequence GTGACCTACGGGCGCCACTTCCTCGCCACCGTCGCCGACGTCCACCCGGACCTGCGCGCCATCCTGCAGGACGAAGCGCCGTTGCCGCCGGCCGCCCTGACCCAGGTGCTGGCGCGCGCCACGCTCCGGCTGCGCGCCCTCTTCCGGACCGCCGAACCGGTGCTGACGATCCCCGGCTCCGCGGCCCTGGTGCGCGAGATCGGGCTGCAGGCGGTGGTGGAGCACCGGGCCCTGGTGGTGGTGGCGGGCGCCGAGAGCGATGCGCTGGCGGCCGCCGCGGAGGCGCTGGGGAAGGAAGTGATCCGCGTGGTGGTGCACCCGGGACAGGTGCTCGAGCCCGCCCACCTCACCCGATTTCTCTGCGGGCCGGAGGTGGACAGCGTGGTGCTCTCCCACGTCGACCTGGCCACCGGGGCGCTGGCGCCGCTGGCGGACCTGGCCCGCGTGGTGCGCGCCCGCCGTGAGGTACTCCTCTACGTCGACGCGGTGGGCACCCTCGGCGCGACCCCGCTCGAGACCGACCAGTGGGGTCTCGACTTCGTCGTCGGCAGCTCCGAGGGGCCGCTGGGCCTCCCGCCGGGGCTGGCGTTCGCCGCGGCTTCCCCCCGGCTCCTCGCGCGGGTCCGTACCCAGCCGGGGCGGGGGATGCAGCTCGACGTCGCCGCCCACCACGCCGCGGCGAGCCGGGGCCAGACCCTGGGCCCCGTCCCGGCGGCACTGGTGCGGGCACTCGACCGGCAGCTGGAACGGATTCTCGATGGGGAGACCCTGGAACGGCGCTGGGCGCGCCACGCGGCGCTCGCCGCCCAGGTGGATGACTGGCTCGCTGGCCAGCCGGGGGTGCGGCTGCTGGCGGCGGCCGGGCGCCGGGCCAGCGCCTGCTCCTGCCTGGAACTCCCGCCGGAGCTGGCGGCCGTCACCGTCGTGGCGGCGCTGGCGGAGGAGGGGTGGTTCGTGACCCCGGCGACGGTGAGCGATCCGCGGGTGCTGCGCATCGGCCACCAGGGCGACATGACGTCGGAGCACCTGGCCGGCCTGCTCGACGCCCTGGGGCGGCGGCTGGGCCGGTAG
- a CDS encoding DUF1569 domain-containing protein produces MPTLWDPETRAALVRRVAALSPAATPRWGTFTAPRMLAHLTDALRMATGELPVARRPVPWVLYTPPFKQLIIHVLPFPRGAPTAPELVARLLGSDPVELDGERAAFAGALDRFAARGCAGVWPDHPAFGPLRGSTWGVLQARHADHHLRQFGV; encoded by the coding sequence ATGCCGACGCTCTGGGATCCCGAGACCCGCGCCGCGCTGGTGCGCCGGGTCGCCGCGCTCTCGCCCGCCGCCACGCCCCGATGGGGTACCTTCACCGCGCCGCGGATGCTGGCGCACCTGACGGATGCCCTCCGCATGGCCACCGGGGAACTGCCGGTGGCGCGGCGGCCGGTGCCGTGGGTCCTGTACACGCCGCCGTTCAAGCAGCTGATCATCCACGTCCTGCCCTTTCCCCGCGGGGCGCCGACCGCGCCCGAGCTGGTGGCGCGGCTGCTCGGGTCCGATCCCGTGGAGCTCGATGGTGAACGCGCCGCGTTTGCGGGAGCCCTGGATCGGTTCGCGGCGCGGGGGTGCGCGGGGGTCTGGCCGGACCATCCGGCCTTCGGGCCGCTGCGCGGGAGCACCTGGGGCGTGCTGCAGGCCCGGCACGCCGATCACCACCTGCGTCAGTTCGGCGTGTAA